A window of the Streptomyces sp. JB150 genome harbors these coding sequences:
- a CDS encoding acyl-CoA carboxylase subunit beta: MSEPEEIDIHTTAGKLADLQRRIEEATHAGSARAVEKQHAKGKLTARERIDLLLDEGSFVELDEFARHRSSNFGLDANRPYGDGVVTGYGTVDGRPVAVFSQDFTVFGGALGEVYGQKIVKVMDFALKTGCPVIGINDSGGARIQEGVASLGAYGEIFRRNTHASGVIPQISLVVGPCAGGAVYSPAITDFTVMVDQTSHMFITGPDVIKTVTGEDVGFEELGGARTHNTASGVAHHMAGDEKDAIEYVKQLLSYLPSNNLSEPPAFPEDADLSVTDEDRELDTIVPDSANQPYDMHTVIEHVLDDGEFFETQPLFAPNILTGFGRVEGRPVGIVANQPMQFAGCLDIDASEKAARFVRTCDAFNVPVLTFVDVPGFLPGVDQEHTGIIRRGAKLIYAYAEATVPLITVITRKAFGGAYDVMGSKHLGADLNLAWPTAQIAVMGAQGAVNILHRRTIAESDDPEATRARLMQEYEDTLLNPYIAAERGYVDAVIMPSETRRHIVRGLRQLRTKRESLPPKKHGNIPL, from the coding sequence ATGTCCGAGCCGGAAGAGATCGACATTCACACGACCGCGGGGAAGCTCGCGGATCTCCAGCGCCGCATCGAGGAGGCGACGCACGCCGGCTCCGCCCGCGCCGTGGAAAAGCAGCACGCCAAGGGCAAGCTGACGGCTCGTGAGCGGATCGATCTGCTGCTGGACGAGGGCTCGTTCGTGGAGCTGGACGAGTTCGCCCGGCACCGCTCCTCCAACTTCGGCCTGGACGCCAACCGCCCCTACGGCGACGGTGTCGTGACCGGTTACGGCACCGTCGACGGCCGTCCGGTCGCCGTGTTCTCGCAGGACTTCACCGTCTTCGGCGGTGCCCTCGGCGAGGTCTACGGCCAGAAGATCGTCAAGGTGATGGACTTCGCGCTGAAGACCGGCTGCCCGGTCATCGGCATCAACGACTCCGGCGGCGCGCGCATCCAGGAGGGTGTGGCCTCGCTCGGGGCGTACGGCGAGATCTTCCGCCGCAATACGCACGCCTCCGGGGTCATCCCGCAGATCAGCCTCGTCGTCGGCCCGTGCGCGGGCGGCGCGGTCTACTCCCCGGCGATCACCGACTTCACGGTGATGGTCGACCAGACCTCGCACATGTTCATCACCGGCCCGGACGTCATCAAGACCGTCACCGGTGAGGACGTCGGCTTCGAGGAGCTGGGCGGCGCGCGGACCCACAACACGGCCTCCGGTGTGGCCCACCACATGGCGGGCGACGAGAAGGACGCCATCGAGTACGTCAAGCAGCTGCTGTCGTACCTGCCGTCCAACAACCTGTCCGAGCCGCCGGCGTTCCCGGAGGACGCGGACCTGTCCGTCACGGACGAGGACCGCGAGCTGGACACCATCGTCCCGGACTCGGCGAACCAGCCGTACGACATGCACACCGTCATCGAGCACGTTCTCGACGACGGGGAGTTCTTCGAGACGCAGCCGCTGTTCGCGCCGAACATCCTCACCGGCTTCGGCCGGGTCGAGGGCCGTCCGGTCGGCATCGTCGCCAACCAGCCGATGCAGTTCGCGGGCTGCCTGGACATCGACGCGTCCGAGAAGGCGGCGCGGTTCGTGCGCACCTGCGACGCGTTCAACGTGCCGGTCCTGACCTTCGTGGACGTGCCGGGCTTCCTCCCCGGCGTGGACCAGGAGCACACCGGCATCATCCGGCGCGGCGCCAAGCTGATCTACGCCTACGCCGAGGCCACCGTGCCGCTGATCACCGTCATCACCCGCAAGGCGTTCGGCGGCGCGTACGACGTGATGGGCTCCAAGCACCTGGGCGCCGACCTCAACCTGGCCTGGCCCACCGCCCAGATCGCGGTCATGGGCGCGCAGGGCGCGGTCAACATCCTGCACCGCCGCACCATCGCGGAATCGGACGATCCGGAGGCGACCCGCGCCCGGCTGATGCAGGAGTACGAGGACACCCTCCTCAACCCCTACATCGCGGCCGAGCGCGGCTACGTGGACGCGGTGATCATGCCGTCGGAGACCCGCCGGCACATCGTCCGCGGCCTGCGTCAGCTGCGGACGAAGCGGGAATCCCTGCCTCCGAAGAAGCACGGCAACATCCCCCTCTAG
- a CDS encoding biotin--[acetyl-CoA-carboxylase] ligase, whose amino-acid sequence MTPRDASGDRPGDSRWSDLDRPPLNAAALRRALVREGGLWSDVEVVQRTGSTNSDLVARAAAGDTPEGVILVAEEQTSGRGRLDRQWTAPPRSGLFFSVLLRPAEVPVARWGWLPLLTGVAVATALSRTAGVDTALKWPNDLLVTVGGEERKAGGILAERAGADGVVIGVGINVTLRAEELPVPQAGSLALAGAAGTDRDPLLRGILRSLEDWYGRWRAAGGDPGACGLQDTYAAGCATLGRVVRAELPGDRSVVGEAVAVDGDGRLVIATEDGVQEPVGAGDIVHLRPA is encoded by the coding sequence ATGACGCCGCGAGATGCATCAGGAGACAGGCCGGGAGACAGCCGCTGGTCGGACCTGGACCGGCCGCCCCTCAACGCCGCCGCGCTGCGCCGGGCGCTGGTCCGCGAGGGCGGTCTGTGGTCGGACGTGGAGGTCGTGCAGCGCACCGGCTCCACCAACAGCGACCTGGTGGCCCGGGCCGCCGCCGGCGACACGCCCGAGGGCGTGATCCTCGTCGCCGAGGAGCAGACCTCCGGGCGGGGCCGCCTCGACCGCCAGTGGACGGCCCCGCCCCGCTCCGGGCTGTTCTTCTCCGTACTGCTGCGGCCGGCCGAGGTGCCGGTGGCCCGCTGGGGCTGGCTCCCCCTGCTCACCGGCGTCGCCGTGGCCACCGCCCTGTCCCGCACGGCCGGCGTCGACACGGCCCTCAAGTGGCCCAACGACCTGCTGGTGACCGTGGGCGGCGAGGAGCGCAAGGCGGGCGGCATCCTCGCCGAGCGGGCCGGCGCGGACGGCGTCGTCATCGGCGTCGGCATCAACGTCACCCTGCGCGCGGAGGAGCTGCCCGTCCCGCAGGCGGGCTCGCTGGCGCTCGCCGGGGCCGCCGGCACGGACCGCGACCCGCTGCTGCGCGGCATCCTGCGGTCCCTGGAGGACTGGTACGGCCGCTGGCGCGCGGCCGGCGGCGACCCGGGGGCCTGCGGTCTGCAGGACACCTACGCGGCGGGCTGCGCGACCCTGGGCCGGGTGGTCCGGGCGGAGCTGCCGGGGGACCGGTCGGTGGTGGGGGAGGCCGTGGCGGTGGACGGCGACGGCAGGCTGGTGATCGCGACGGAGGACGGCGTGCAGGAGCCGGTGGGCGCCGGAGACATCGTGCACCTGCGACCCGCGTGA
- a CDS encoding nucleoside triphosphate pyrophosphatase, which yields MTDQPRRRLVLASQSPARLGLLRQAGLDPEVIVSGVDEDAVTAPTPAELALALAEAKASVVAARPEVMGALVIGCDSVLDLDGQALGKPGDPEEATARWKSMRGRAGTLQTGHCVYDTASGRYASATASTVVRFGHPTDEEIAAYVASGEPLHVAGAFTLDGRSAPFIDGIDGDHGNVIGISLPLVRKLLAQLGVNITDLWT from the coding sequence ATGACCGATCAGCCGCGCCGCCGACTCGTGCTCGCCTCCCAGTCCCCCGCCCGCCTGGGCCTGCTCCGCCAGGCGGGGCTCGACCCCGAGGTGATCGTCAGCGGCGTCGACGAGGACGCCGTCACCGCGCCCACCCCCGCCGAGCTGGCCCTCGCCCTCGCCGAGGCCAAGGCCTCCGTCGTCGCGGCGCGGCCCGAGGTGATGGGCGCGCTCGTGATCGGCTGCGACTCGGTCCTCGACCTGGACGGCCAGGCGCTGGGCAAGCCCGGCGACCCGGAGGAGGCCACCGCCCGCTGGAAGTCGATGCGCGGCCGGGCCGGCACCCTGCAGACCGGCCACTGCGTCTACGACACGGCGTCCGGCCGCTACGCCTCCGCCACCGCCTCCACCGTCGTCCGCTTCGGCCACCCGACCGACGAGGAGATCGCCGCCTACGTCGCCTCCGGGGAGCCCCTCCACGTCGCCGGCGCCTTCACCCTCGACGGCCGCTCGGCCCCCTTCATCGACGGCATCGACGGCGACCACGGCAACGTCATCGGCATCAGCCTGCCGCTCGTCCGCAAGCTGCTGGCCCAGCTGGGCGTCAACATCACGGACCTGTGGACGTGA
- a CDS encoding adenylate/guanylate cyclase domain-containing protein: MTVDDTGSGMGRNPAPDGTDPGEDPLALRLEQLILGAERRYTPFQAARSAGVSMELASRFWRAMGFADIGQAKALTEADVLALRRLAGLVEAGLLSEAMAVQVARSTGQTTARLAEWQIDSFLEGLTEPPEPGMTRTEVTYPLVELLLPELEEFLVYVWRRQLAAATGRVVQAADDEEMVDRRLAVGFADLVGFTRLTRRLEEEELGELVEAFETTAADLVAARGGRLIKTLGDEVLYAADDAGVAAEIALRLIETMANDATMPELRVGIAFGTVTTRMGDVFGTTVNLASRLTSIAPRDAVLVDSAFAEELIRTGEAPASEAAAAEAAAAAEKEGEQPPAYRFALQPMWQRPVRGLGVVEPWLLTRRDTSA; encoded by the coding sequence GTGACCGTCGACGACACGGGCTCCGGCATGGGTCGTAACCCAGCGCCCGACGGCACCGACCCCGGTGAGGATCCCCTCGCGCTCCGCCTCGAACAGCTCATCCTCGGCGCCGAGCGCCGCTACACCCCCTTCCAGGCGGCCCGCAGCGCCGGTGTCTCCATGGAGCTGGCGTCCCGCTTCTGGCGGGCCATGGGCTTCGCCGACATCGGGCAGGCCAAGGCCCTCACCGAGGCGGACGTCCTCGCCCTGCGCCGCCTGGCCGGTCTGGTCGAGGCGGGCCTGCTGAGCGAGGCGATGGCGGTGCAGGTGGCCCGGTCGACGGGCCAGACCACCGCCCGTCTGGCCGAGTGGCAGATCGACTCCTTCCTGGAGGGCCTGACCGAGCCGCCCGAGCCCGGCATGACCCGCACCGAGGTCACGTATCCCCTGGTGGAACTGCTGCTGCCCGAGCTGGAGGAGTTCCTGGTCTACGTCTGGCGGCGGCAGCTGGCCGCCGCGACGGGCCGGGTCGTGCAGGCCGCAGACGACGAGGAGATGGTGGACCGGCGGCTGGCCGTCGGCTTCGCCGACCTCGTCGGCTTCACCCGGCTGACCCGCCGGCTGGAGGAGGAAGAGCTGGGCGAGCTGGTCGAGGCCTTCGAGACCACGGCCGCCGACCTGGTGGCCGCGCGCGGCGGCCGGCTCATCAAGACGCTCGGCGACGAGGTGCTGTACGCCGCCGACGACGCGGGCGTCGCCGCGGAGATCGCGCTGCGGCTGATCGAGACCATGGCGAACGACGCGACGATGCCCGAGCTGCGCGTGGGCATCGCCTTCGGCACGGTCACGACCCGTATGGGTGATGTCTTCGGTACGACGGTGAACCTCGCCTCCCGGTTGACGTCGATAGCGCCCCGGGACGCCGTGCTGGTCGACAGCGCCTTCGCCGAGGAGCTGATCCGCACCGGGGAGGCCCCGGCCTCCGAGGCGGCGGCGGCGGAGGCCGCGGCCGCCGCGGAGAAGGAGGGCGAGCAGCCGCCGGCGTACCGCTTCGCGCTCCAGCCGATGTGGCAGCGGCCGGTGCGTGGGCTGGGCGTGGTGGAGCCGTGGCTGCTGACGCGGCGGGATACGTCGGCGTAG
- a CDS encoding acyl-CoA carboxylase subunit epsilon, translated as MNIKVVRGNPTPEELAAALAVVRVRAAAAAATPPGAPAPRDSWSDPSRIAARRLPHPGPATWSRTYWPG; from the coding sequence ATGAACATCAAGGTCGTACGGGGCAACCCGACCCCGGAGGAGCTGGCCGCCGCACTGGCGGTGGTCCGCGTCCGCGCCGCGGCGGCGGCCGCCACGCCGCCCGGCGCGCCGGCCCCCCGCGACTCCTGGTCCGACCCGTCCCGCATCGCCGCCCGCCGCCTGCCCCACCCGGGCCCGGCGACGTGGTCCCGCACGTACTGGCCCGGCTGA
- a CDS encoding biotin carboxylase N-terminal domain-containing protein has translation MRKVLIANRGEIAVRVARACRDAGIASVAVYADPDRDALHVRAADEAFALGGDTPATSYLDIEKVLKAAKESGADAVHPGYGFLSENAEFAQAVLDAGLIWIGPPPQAIRDLGDKVAARHIAQRAGAPLVAGTSDPVSGADEVVEFAKEHGLPIAIKAAFGGGGRGLKVARTLEEVPELYDSAVREAIAAFGRGECFVERYLDKPRHVETQCLADKHGNVVVVSTRDCSLQRRHQKLVEEAPAPFLSEEQLAELYRASKAILKEAGYVGAGTVEFLVGVDGTISFLEVNTRLQVEHPVTEEVAGIDLVREMFRIADGEELGYDDPVLRGHSFEFRINGEDPGRNFLPAPGTVTKFAPPSGPGVRLDAGVESGSVIGPAWDSLLAKLIVTGRTRKEALERASRALAEFEVEGMATAIPFHRKVVTDPAFAPELTGSTDPFTVHTRWIETEFVNDIKPFTAPADTAEADEETGRETVVVEVGGKRLEVSLPSSLGMSLARTGLAAGAKPKRRAAKKSGPVASGDTLASPMQGTIVKIAVEEGQEVKEGDLVVVLEAMKMEQPLNAHKSGTIKGLTAEVGASITSGAAICEIKD, from the coding sequence GTGCGCAAGGTGCTCATCGCCAACCGTGGCGAAATCGCTGTCCGCGTTGCCCGGGCCTGCCGGGACGCCGGTATCGCGAGCGTGGCCGTCTACGCCGACCCGGACCGGGACGCTCTGCATGTCCGCGCCGCGGATGAGGCGTTCGCTCTGGGCGGTGACACTCCGGCCACCAGCTACCTGGACATCGAGAAGGTGCTGAAGGCCGCCAAGGAATCCGGCGCCGACGCCGTTCACCCGGGCTACGGCTTCCTCTCGGAGAACGCCGAGTTCGCCCAGGCCGTCCTCGACGCGGGCCTGATCTGGATCGGCCCGCCCCCGCAGGCGATCCGCGACCTCGGCGACAAGGTCGCCGCCCGCCACATCGCCCAGCGCGCCGGCGCCCCCCTCGTCGCGGGCACCTCCGACCCGGTCTCCGGTGCGGACGAGGTCGTGGAGTTCGCCAAGGAGCACGGCCTGCCCATCGCGATCAAGGCCGCCTTCGGCGGCGGCGGCCGCGGTCTGAAGGTCGCCCGGACCCTCGAAGAGGTCCCCGAGCTGTACGACTCGGCCGTGCGCGAGGCGATCGCCGCGTTCGGCCGCGGCGAGTGCTTCGTCGAGCGCTACCTCGACAAGCCGCGCCACGTCGAGACCCAGTGCCTCGCCGACAAGCACGGCAACGTGGTCGTCGTCTCGACCCGTGACTGCTCCCTCCAGCGCCGCCACCAGAAGCTGGTGGAGGAGGCCCCGGCCCCGTTCCTCTCCGAGGAGCAGCTCGCCGAGCTGTACCGCGCCTCCAAGGCCATCCTGAAGGAGGCCGGCTACGTCGGCGCCGGCACCGTGGAGTTCCTCGTCGGCGTCGACGGCACGATCTCCTTCCTGGAGGTCAACACCCGCCTCCAGGTCGAGCACCCCGTCACCGAGGAGGTCGCGGGCATCGACCTGGTGCGCGAGATGTTCCGCATCGCCGACGGCGAGGAGCTCGGCTACGACGACCCGGTGCTGCGCGGCCACTCCTTCGAGTTCCGCATCAACGGCGAGGACCCGGGCCGCAACTTCCTGCCCGCCCCCGGCACCGTCACGAAGTTCGCCCCGCCCTCCGGCCCGGGCGTGCGCCTGGACGCGGGCGTGGAGTCCGGCAGCGTCATCGGCCCCGCCTGGGACTCGCTGCTCGCCAAGCTCATCGTCACCGGCCGCACCCGCAAGGAGGCCCTGGAGCGGGCCTCGCGCGCGCTGGCCGAGTTCGAGGTCGAGGGCATGGCCACCGCCATCCCGTTCCACCGCAAGGTGGTCACCGACCCCGCCTTCGCGCCGGAGCTGACCGGCTCGACCGACCCGTTCACGGTCCACACCCGCTGGATCGAGACCGAGTTCGTCAACGACATCAAGCCGTTCACGGCCCCCGCGGACACCGCCGAGGCCGACGAGGAGACCGGCCGCGAGACCGTCGTCGTCGAGGTCGGCGGCAAGCGCCTGGAGGTCTCCCTGCCCTCCTCGCTCGGCATGTCCCTGGCCCGCACCGGCCTCGCCGCCGGCGCCAAGCCCAAGCGCCGCGCCGCGAAGAAGTCCGGCCCCGTCGCCTCCGGCGACACCCTCGCCTCCCCCATGCAGGGCACGATCGTCAAGATCGCCGTGGAGGAGGGCCAGGAGGTGAAGGAGGGCGACCTCGTCGTCGTCCTGGAGGCCATGAAGATGGAGCAGCCCCTCAACGCCCACAAGTCGGGCACCATCAAGGGCCTCACCGCCGAGGTCGGCGCCTCCATCACCTCGGGCGCCGCCATCTGCGAGATCAAGGACTGA
- a CDS encoding DeoR/GlpR family DNA-binding transcription regulator, with protein MFAAERRQLILEMVRANGAVSLRELARVVQTSEVTVRRDVRALEAEGLLDRRHGGAVLPGGFTRESGFPQKSHLATAEKTAIADLAANFVEEGEAIVVGAGTTTQELARRLARIPGLTVVTNSLLVAQALAHANRVEVVMTGGTLRGSNYALVGSGAEQSLQGLRVSRAFLSGSGLTAERGLSTSNMLSASVDRALVQAAAEVVVLADHTKLGTDTMFQTVPTDVITRLVTDEPPPHDDRAATELQALADQGVQIAVAGTGAPGNSGGHGSAGGDAPGRQQRRDVPVPGPRRGQVPGGQLRAAAVMGTDQPPGAERGARVADLRRR; from the coding sequence GTGTTCGCTGCAGAACGTCGCCAATTGATCCTCGAAATGGTGCGAGCGAACGGGGCCGTGTCGCTCCGTGAGCTCGCCCGCGTCGTCCAGACCTCCGAAGTGACCGTACGACGGGACGTGCGCGCGCTGGAGGCAGAAGGACTCCTCGACCGCCGGCACGGCGGTGCGGTACTGCCGGGCGGGTTCACGCGGGAGTCCGGCTTTCCGCAGAAGTCTCATCTCGCGACCGCCGAGAAGACGGCCATCGCCGACCTCGCCGCCAACTTCGTCGAAGAGGGCGAGGCCATCGTCGTCGGGGCGGGCACCACGACGCAGGAGCTGGCCCGCCGGCTCGCCCGGATCCCGGGGCTGACCGTCGTCACCAACTCGCTGCTCGTGGCGCAGGCCCTCGCGCACGCCAACCGGGTGGAGGTCGTGATGACCGGCGGCACGCTGCGCGGGTCCAACTACGCCCTCGTCGGCTCCGGCGCCGAACAGTCCCTCCAGGGCCTCAGGGTCTCCCGGGCCTTCCTCTCCGGGAGCGGGCTCACCGCCGAGCGCGGGCTGTCCACGTCCAACATGCTCTCCGCCTCCGTCGACCGCGCGCTCGTGCAGGCCGCCGCGGAGGTGGTGGTCCTCGCCGACCACACCAAGCTCGGCACGGACACCATGTTCCAGACCGTGCCGACGGACGTCATCACCCGCCTCGTCACCGACGAGCCCCCGCCGCACGACGACCGCGCGGCCACCGAGCTGCAGGCCCTCGCCGACCAGGGCGTCCAGATCGCCGTCGCGGGCACCGGCGCCCCGGGAAATTCCGGGGGCCACGGCAGCGCGGGAGGTGACGCGCCGGGGCGCCAGCAGCGCCGGGACGTGCCCGTTCCGGGGCCGCGCCGTGGCCAGGTCCCCGGCGGTCAGCTGCGCGCGGCCGCGGTCATGGGCACGGACCAGCCGCCCGGGGCCGAGCGCGGCGCGCGCGTGGCCGATCTGCGGCGGCGGTGA
- a CDS encoding enoyl-CoA hydratase-related protein, which produces MSEERFGEFVLVRRYEAGHVAELALDRPKAMNAVSTEMARSIAGACAALAADRDVRVVVLTSTHERAFCVGADLKERNSFTDADLVRQRPVARGAYTGVLELPVPTIAAVHGFALGGGFELALSCDVIVADRTAVVGLPEVSVGVIPGGGGTQLLPRRVGAARAAELIFTARRVEAPEARELGLVDVLVDEGRDRAEALSLASRIAVNSPVGLRAAKRALRLGHGLDLPAGLEVEDAAWRSVAFSGDRAEGVAAFNEKRKPQWPGE; this is translated from the coding sequence GTGAGCGAGGAGCGGTTCGGGGAGTTCGTGCTGGTGCGGCGGTACGAGGCCGGCCATGTCGCGGAGCTGGCACTCGACCGGCCCAAGGCGATGAACGCGGTGTCGACGGAGATGGCGCGATCGATCGCGGGGGCGTGCGCGGCGCTGGCCGCGGACCGGGACGTGCGAGTGGTCGTGCTGACGTCGACGCACGAGCGGGCGTTCTGCGTCGGCGCGGACCTGAAGGAGCGCAACTCCTTCACGGACGCGGACCTGGTCCGTCAGCGCCCGGTCGCGCGCGGGGCGTACACCGGCGTGCTGGAGCTGCCGGTGCCGACGATCGCGGCGGTGCACGGCTTCGCGCTGGGCGGAGGGTTCGAGCTGGCGCTGTCCTGCGACGTGATCGTGGCGGACCGTACGGCGGTGGTGGGCCTGCCGGAGGTGTCGGTGGGTGTGATCCCCGGGGGCGGCGGTACGCAGCTGCTGCCCCGCAGAGTGGGTGCGGCCCGCGCCGCCGAGCTGATCTTCACGGCGCGCCGGGTGGAGGCGCCGGAGGCGCGGGAGCTGGGGCTGGTCGACGTTCTGGTGGACGAGGGGCGCGATCGTGCGGAGGCCCTGTCCCTGGCCTCCCGCATCGCCGTTAACTCGCCGGTCGGCCTGCGCGCGGCCAAGCGCGCCCTGCGCCTCGGGCACGGCCTCGACCTCCCGGCCGGTCTGGAGGTCGAGGACGCCGCCTGGCGCTCGGTGGCCTTCTCCGGCGACCGGGCGGAGGGAGTGGCCGCCTTCAACGAGAAGCGGAAGCCGCAGTGGCCCGGGGAGTGA
- a CDS encoding NAD(P)H-quinone dehydrogenase, whose translation MEYVTRIVIIGGGPGGYEAALVAAQLGAEVTVVDCDGLGGASVLTDCVPSKTLIATAEVMTTFDSSYEELGIIVADDTPHIDTPARVVGVDLGKVNRRVKRLALAQSHDITASVTRAGARVMRGRGRLAGQQALDGSRKVVVRAADGTEETLVADAVLIATGGHPRELADARPDGERILNWTQVYDLNELPEELIVVGSGVTGAEFAGAYQALGSKVTLVSSRDRVLPGEDPDAAAVLEDVFRRRGMNVMARSRAQSAKRVGDRVEVTLADGRVITGTHCLMAVGAIPNTEGMGLEEAGVRLRDSGHIWTDKVSRTTAPGVYAAGDVTGVFALASVAAMQGRIAMYHFLGDAVAPLNLKTVSSNVFTDPEIATVGYTQADVDAGKIDARVVKLPLLRNPRAKMQGIRDGFVKIFCRPGTGIVVGGVVVAPRASELIHPISIAVDNNLTVEQIANAFTVYPSLSGSIAEVARQLHTRKAGDGG comes from the coding sequence ATGGAGTACGTGACTCGGATCGTGATCATCGGTGGCGGACCCGGCGGATACGAAGCGGCGCTGGTCGCCGCTCAGCTCGGTGCGGAGGTGACCGTCGTCGACTGCGACGGTCTGGGCGGTGCGTCGGTCCTCACCGACTGCGTGCCGTCGAAGACGCTCATCGCGACGGCCGAGGTGATGACCACCTTCGACTCGTCGTACGAGGAGCTGGGGATCATCGTCGCGGACGACACGCCGCACATCGACACGCCCGCCCGGGTGGTGGGCGTCGACCTCGGCAAGGTCAACCGCCGGGTGAAGCGGCTGGCGCTCGCCCAGTCGCACGACATCACGGCGTCCGTGACGCGGGCCGGCGCCCGGGTGATGCGCGGGCGCGGGCGGCTGGCGGGGCAGCAGGCCCTGGACGGCTCGCGCAAGGTCGTGGTCCGGGCCGCCGACGGGACCGAGGAGACGCTCGTCGCGGACGCGGTGCTGATCGCGACGGGCGGGCATCCGCGCGAGCTGGCCGACGCCAGGCCCGACGGCGAGCGGATCCTGAACTGGACGCAGGTGTACGACCTGAACGAGCTCCCCGAGGAGCTGATCGTGGTCGGTTCCGGTGTCACCGGTGCCGAGTTCGCCGGCGCCTACCAGGCGCTCGGCTCGAAGGTCACGCTGGTGTCGTCGCGGGACCGGGTGCTGCCCGGCGAGGACCCGGACGCCGCCGCCGTGCTGGAGGACGTGTTCCGGCGGCGCGGCATGAACGTCATGGCGCGCTCGCGCGCCCAGTCCGCCAAGCGGGTGGGCGACCGGGTCGAGGTCACGCTCGCCGACGGACGGGTCATCACCGGTACGCACTGCCTGATGGCCGTCGGCGCCATCCCGAACACCGAGGGGATGGGGCTGGAGGAGGCCGGGGTCAGGCTGCGGGACTCCGGGCACATCTGGACCGACAAGGTCTCGCGGACGACCGCGCCCGGTGTGTACGCCGCCGGTGACGTGACGGGTGTCTTCGCGCTCGCCTCGGTGGCCGCCATGCAGGGCCGGATCGCCATGTACCACTTCCTGGGCGACGCGGTGGCGCCGCTGAACCTGAAGACCGTCTCGTCGAACGTCTTCACGGACCCCGAGATCGCGACCGTCGGCTACACGCAGGCCGACGTGGACGCCGGGAAGATCGACGCCCGCGTCGTGAAGCTGCCGCTGCTGCGCAACCCGCGCGCGAAGATGCAGGGCATCCGGGACGGTTTCGTCAAGATCTTCTGCCGGCCCGGCACCGGGATCGTGGTCGGCGGTGTCGTCGTGGCGCCGCGCGCCTCGGAACTGATCCATCCCATCTCGATCGCCGTCGACAACAATCTGACGGTCGAACAGATCGCGAACGCCTTCACCGTGTACCCCTCCCTGTCGGGCTCGATCGCCGAGGTGGCCCGGCAGCTGCACACCCGCAAGGCGGGCGACGGCGGCTGA
- a CDS encoding SGNH/GDSL hydrolase family protein, which produces MSAADFTTAWTAAPQAPSEGFTPNWSREGFWRQSVRQVVRLTAGGGRVRIRLSNAYGTSPLHLAGASVARTASGAGVEPGSVRRLTFQGAHEVAIAARGQIVSDPAELVVAAGEPVTVTLYFEAATGPATFHAQAFTRSHRGPGDLLADVTGAGFDAVTESWYVLSAVETDAGRADGVALFGDSLTDGFGSTPGADRRWSDALARRTGRPVLNAGIGGNLLLNDSAWYGEKGVRRLARDVLDHSGVDTLVVLIGLNDIGFSETDEQPTYHPAPVVEAGELIAGHRELIRQARGRGLRVIGATLVPFGGSDHWGKHAAKVNSELNAWIRGAGEYDAVLDFQRLLADPSDPDRLHPSYDFGDHLHPNDAGYEVMAEAVAHVLDHDQDPDPAGDRGPARALAPRRPAVTA; this is translated from the coding sequence ATGAGCGCTGCCGACTTCACCACCGCCTGGACCGCCGCGCCCCAGGCTCCCAGCGAAGGCTTCACCCCCAACTGGTCCCGGGAGGGCTTCTGGCGCCAGTCCGTGCGGCAGGTGGTCCGGCTCACCGCGGGCGGCGGGCGGGTGCGCATCCGGCTGTCGAACGCGTACGGCACCTCCCCGCTGCACCTGGCCGGTGCCTCCGTCGCCCGTACGGCGTCCGGTGCGGGCGTGGAGCCGGGCTCGGTGCGGCGCCTCACCTTCCAGGGGGCGCACGAGGTCGCGATAGCGGCGCGCGGTCAGATCGTGAGCGACCCGGCGGAACTCGTCGTGGCCGCCGGGGAGCCGGTGACCGTCACCCTGTACTTCGAGGCCGCCACCGGACCGGCCACCTTCCACGCCCAGGCCTTCACCCGCAGCCACCGCGGCCCGGGCGACCTCCTCGCCGACGTCACCGGCGCGGGCTTCGACGCCGTCACCGAGTCCTGGTACGTCCTGTCCGCGGTCGAGACCGACGCGGGCCGCGCGGACGGTGTCGCCCTGTTCGGCGACTCCCTCACCGACGGCTTCGGGTCCACGCCGGGCGCCGACCGCCGCTGGTCCGACGCGCTCGCCCGGCGCACCGGGCGCCCCGTCCTCAACGCCGGGATCGGCGGGAACCTGCTGCTCAACGACTCCGCGTGGTACGGCGAGAAGGGCGTGCGCCGGCTCGCCCGCGACGTCCTCGACCACTCCGGCGTGGACACCCTCGTCGTGCTGATCGGGCTGAACGACATCGGCTTCAGCGAGACGGACGAGCAGCCCACGTACCACCCGGCACCGGTCGTGGAGGCCGGCGAGCTGATCGCGGGCCACCGGGAGCTGATCCGGCAGGCGCGCGGGCGGGGCCTGCGGGTGATCGGCGCGACCCTGGTGCCGTTCGGCGGGTCCGACCACTGGGGGAAGCACGCGGCGAAGGTGAACAGCGAGCTGAACGCGTGGATCCGCGGCGCGGGCGAGTACGACGCCGTGCTGGACTTCCAGCGGCTGCTGGCCGACCCGTCGGACCCGGACCGGCTGCACCCGTCGTACGACTTCGGCGACCACCTGCACCCGAACGACGCGGGCTACGAGGTGATGGCCGAGGCGGTCGCGCACGTACTGGACCACGACCAGGACCCGGACCCGGCCGGTGACCGGGGACCGGCCCGGGCCCTCGCTCCGCGTCGCCCCGCGGTCACGGCCTGA